The genome window GCCCGAGACAAGGGCACTGATTGTTACGCCTGTAACGCTGAAGAAGTTGCTCATGGCCCTTAACGAGTGTACCGAATGGGGAAGAGTCACTATCCTGACAACCCTGGCCAACTACTCTGCGTCAGATCAGAAGGAATCGGAGCACATCTGTGAGCGTGTGGCACCTCAGTTCCAGCATGTCAACCCTAGTGTGGTTCTTGCTGCTGTCAAGGTCGTCTTCATCCACATGAAGGCTCTCAACCCTGAGCTTGTGAGATCATACCTCAAGAAAATGGCTCCCCCCTTGGGTATGTATATGACCACGAGATATTGAGGTTACACACTGACCCGGATCCAGTTACCCTGGTTGCTTCGCAGCCTGAGGTCCAATACGTCGCTCTGCGAAACATTGATCTCCTGCTCCAGGCTAAGCCAGATATTCTCAGCAAGGAGATGCGCGTATTCTTCTGCAAATACACTGACCCTCCTTATGTTAAGCTTCAAAAATTGGAAATTATGGTTAGGATAGCAAACGAGCATAACTACGAACAGCTCCTCGCTGAGCTGAAGGAGTACGCCCTTGAAGTCGATATGGATTTCGTCCGAAGAGCCGTTAAAGCAATTGGCCAAGTGGCCATCAAGATTGAGAATGCCGCCGAGAAGTGCGTTGCGGCCCTCGAGGATCTCATATCTACCAAGGTCAACTACGTTGTCCAAGAGGTGATTGTCGTTATCAAGGATATTCTGCGAAAGTACCCTGGCTACGAGGGCGTTATTCCTACACTTTGCAAGCATATTGATGAGTTGGACGAGCCCACTGCCCGCGGATCTCTCATCTGGATTGTTGGAGAATACgccgagaagatcaacaatgCAGACGAGATTTTGGAGAGTTTCGTTGAGTCCTTTATGGAAGAGTTCACCCAGGTAAGTCACACGGTAATGGTAATTAGCTTTGAGCTGACAGAGTTCGCAGACGCAACTGCAAATATTGACAGCGGTGGTGAAGCTGTTCTTGAAGAAGCCTGGAAGCAACCAAGGCCTTGTCCAAAAGGTTCTTCAAGCAGCGACAGCGGAGAACGATAACCCCGATATCCGCGACAGGGCATATGTCTACTGGCGTCTTCTCTCCTCTGATCCCGAAGTTGCCAAAGTGAGAAATTCGTCTGAaggattattataatagttgcTAACTATGTCTCTCAGAACATTGTTCTATCTCAAAAGCCCACCATCACGACGACCATGACAAGCCTTCCTCCGGCCCTTCTGGAGCAGCTCCTCACCGAACTCTCTACTCTTGCTTCTGTCTACCATAAGCCTCCTGAGTCGTTCGTGGGTAAGGGTCGTTTTGGTGCCGACGAGATCCAGCGAGCAGCTATCCAAGAACAGCGACAAAACGCTGCCGAGAACCCTATCGCTGCTTCAGTTGCTGCCGCTTCATCCAACGGATCTGGTGTTGCTGCTCAAAACAACATTGAGAATTTGTTGGACATCGACTTCGATGGCGCCGCGCCTGCATCCCAAGAGCAGAACAGTGCTTCAGCAACCCCCGACAGAGTGGCCAGCCCATCTGCTGGTGCGCCTTCAGGTGCCATGGCTGATATGATGAGCATGTTTGATGCGCCGGCGCAAGCGTCTGGAGCTCCAGCACCCGCTGCAGGTCCCAGCAACAACATGAATGACTTGATGAACGGTTTTGAAGGATTGAACTTTGGTGGTTCGTCGACAGGCGAGCCCCTACCAGCGGCAATGCAGCTACAACAAGCCCAAGGAGGAGCTCCCCAACAGCCCAAGAAGGACAGTGAAGACTTGCTGGGTCTTTTGTAGATGCATAAACGTATACATGAATTTCAAGCCAAGAGATGGTCATTGATTGGTTCACGAGAGTATGGAGACGCGCTGGTAGGTaggaaaagaagatggatgcCTTCATGTAGGAGGTCATGGTGTTGGCGCACATACAAACACATGTTATGTTGTTGTTTCCGCGTTGTACGCTTGCCAAATAAAGATGCTCTAATCATAAACTCGATCCCTTGGATTTCTCGTTGCTTGGTGATGCACGTACAGCGGCACAAAGACCGCCTACGTACGGATATCGTTATCTAGACCCTCCGTTACATACCCGCCCTACCATTTCCTATGCCTGTCGCGTGCCCTTTTTATGCAGAAACTCCGTTTGGTATAACCTCAACATCGTGGAAGATAAAGAAAAGGTGATGTCTATGGCTACGCTTGCGCGGTATCGTTGGCTGCGCTCGTCTTTGCGTACTCCTCCGGTGTCTGGCACTTGGCGGTCCAGGCGTGGATAATGGCGATTTCGTCCTTGAGGGCGGCGTTGACGAGGCGGTGACGCTTGAGAGAGTTGAGGCCCTGGAATTGAGGAGAGACGATGACAGAGTTGAAGGCTTGACCACAGCCGCCTACAATATCCTCATGTTAGCTATGTCGGATTCTACGCCGTGATCGGCCTGGAGGGGTTCGCGGGGTAGAATAGAGTAGAAAAGAACTGACCCGACATGTCTGTGACTTCAACGTGAGTAGCCTCGAGGCGCTGCTTGATGGCCTCACGTAGAGACTCGTCTGTGATTTGCGACATTGTTATATTCCGAGGAAAAGAGGATATTAAGGTATGGAGCTTGTTGAAAGTAGTAGAacgaagaagaggttgattgattgattgattgattgattgattagATATCAATCGTGGGGTAAAATGCACAGTGTGAGGCGGCATCTGGACCTTGAGCCGCCGCCGTCGACGGAAAAACACAGATCACTAATACAGGAGTCACATACGAAAGTTGACATAATTTATCGGGGATTTTCTCAACTCTTCAATCGTATTTCAACTATTTGAGATTATTGACATCCAAGATAGTAAAAGGATCCTTGTCGTACTTGCTCACAACAACCTCCACCTCAGGAACATTCTCCTTGATGGCAGCCTCCAACTTGGGCCTAAGCACTTCCTGAAGATATCCTCTTTCAGAATTGCTGTGGAAGACTTGGACAAGTGTTTGTCCCTGTTGAATAGCTCTCAAAGCTGAGTGATGGCTGGTCTCGCCAGTCACCAAAAGAtcaacctcagccttcttgagcACATCGTATCCGCTACCAGCGCAAACACCAAAGCTGCTAATCTTGGTAGTCTTGACATCAGCGCCAACAGGGCTTGCTACCATGACATGCTTGAGGCCACCGAGCTTCTCAGCCAGACGAAGAATGATCTCGGAGAGAGAAACAGCATCGTCGAAGTGGCCGATGGCTCCATAGCCTGCGCCAGAGTGACTAGAGGGAGCAGAGCTACAGGAGATCGCGACAGAGCGTTGGCTTTGGTGAGGGCCAGAAACGATATCTGCCAGCCATGTGTTGAGTCCTTCTGGAGCGGCATCGACTGCAGTGTGAGGGCAGTAGACAGCAATACCAGCCTTGGCAAGGCGTAGAAGCGTAGCTTGCTGAGGAtctttgttggtgatggactTGAGGCCTCCGAATATGAAGGGATCTAGTATTGTTTGAGTAAATTCCAATATCCGACTCAAGATATGTGATCAAGACTCACGATAGCTGACAATGACACTAACGTCCTGCTCAATAGCATCAACGGCGACTTGGTAGGTCAGGTCATTGGTCACCAAGAccttctttgtcttcttggcaTCATTTTCTGAGTTTCCTACCAAGAGCCCAACGTTGTCCCAGCTTTTGTCTGCGATTTCCTCGGGGTATAGCTTCTGCATAGCTGCAACTACTGCCTTTGTGAAGGTTGAAGACTCAACCTGCCAGGCGCCCCAAGCACCATTGTCGGCCATCTTGAGTGAGGAGCCTTTTGTTGAATGACAAGAAGAGCAGAAACTTTTGGGGTTTGCAAGAGGAAGAACCCTTGCAACAGGTGAGCTCGGAAGTCGAGCTGAGCTGGAGATTGTTGTAAGTAGTCTGTTCAATCTCAGAACAGAGCCTCTCATAGCAATTGTGCTACAAAAGCGTGATATGTGATGCTCAAACGTGGAATTGGTCTGGAACAGAGTCTGTGTTAGAGGTCTCTGTTACTGATTGACAGTACAAAGTGCAAGACTCACTCACCAACAATTTTCTCGTTTCCCTAACTTGACATGAGCTAGAAGCTGTTGGAGCTTGAAGCTAAGAACAGAAACTGtaactaggtaggtatagtGGAGGGAGGGTCAAGTGAGCTCATACTGTGTATACTCGTGTTCTACACTGTCTATTAGGTCCAGATTCTCCATGAGCTAAACTATGACTTGGCAGAACAGAAACGCTGTGAGTAAAATGAACCTCTTTCATGATATTGaataataagatcttaaGAAACGCCTCCGTTAATGAGGGTTTGCAATAATTCATTGGGTATATTTCGTGACCTGCAGTTCATGACCGTCCGTCTTTTGACACACGACTATCTCTCGATCGCCTTTCATCTCTTGATAGTCGTTCGTCCCTTGATAGTCTCTCGTCCCTTGATATGCTTGGGCTTGAAGTGCTGCTCTTATCATCGACTGGTCTCAACGCCTCATCACCCTCTTCAATGCACTCTTCGACATCACTGCCACCAAGTCCTTTCTCTTTCCATGATTCTAGCAGTTTTCGTGGCATCACCCACTCTTTGCGCGCTTGCGCAGACTTTCCCTCACGAACAAGAGCACGTAATCTCTCAGGCGTCGCTAGGACCTGTGCTGCAAGTTCTCTTGTTCGTTGTTGTCTGTTTGCTGCGTCTCGtttcttgccctcctcaGAATCTGGTGAGGGAACTGTTTCCCGAAGGGCATCTCGGATGGAGGATGCTTGGCTGTAGATTTGTGCTATTGCTGGGTCGAGTGTTGAGGCCATAGGATTCAAAGGGTCCATATTTGCTCTCATCTGGTCACAATTGTCAGTATCGCGACTCTTCAGATAGGAACCCATGTACGCACCTTGCGAATAGTCTCTGTTGCTGTAATAAGCTTACTGTAATTGTCGTATAccaaagccttcttctccgcaTCCAGCGCGCGCACTTCTCCCACGACTCGTGTATATAGCCTcagaagctcctcaagactgctcttctcaacaaccttggcGACATATTCATCGGCGTTGAAGTCAGGGGCATCGATCTCTGTAGCTGGGACTTCGGAATCGGGAATCTCTATACGAGGGGCTGAGGCGCGTAGATTGTAGTACTCGCGAAGAGCAGCGCGATTCGACGTTTTacgttgctgttgctgagggGGGCCCGGAGGTTGTGTAGGTCCTTGTGTGAGAACGGGAGACGCCAGCGCGGACCGAGAGGTTTCGAAGGAGGGACGGTTGGAGTTTGTGGGAGTGCGGCGAGGAGGATCGCGTGGTGAGGCTATCGTAGACATTTCTGCGACTTGTCGGAGTTCGGGGTCgaaagatgaggatgatcgTGGCTGGAAGCGTCGTGAGTCTCggtttgaagctgatgagtgAGCTAGAGGTTAACAAGGCCGACCTGAGCTTGACATGTTGGAGGACCGTTAGTGGTTGATAACCTACAATCCAGGGGCACGGCACGCTAAAATTTAGGGGATGCTCCACTCTCAGCCGCTGAAACGTCATTCCCTTCACAAGGCTGAGTATGAGCTCCATCTTAGatttctcaacaccaaaagaTCAATACTGTGATGATATACCAGTAAACAAAAAATGGATCTCGTCGGCCAACTTCGTGCTTCAATATTGGCACAGAACCTTCCACATCCCTCAACTGCTTTTCTCAACTCACTTATAACCACCCGctcacctccaccaccacttccttctcttctaGCCACTGCCAAAGCTCGATTGCTGGCAGCGGACTTGACCAGCAGTACAATCATTGGCACAGGCTCTCTTCAGAGTTTCCCTTCTGATGCGGACTCTACAGAATCTCGTGAGAAGCGTATCCCGAGACCTGTCCATGTGCAAGTGCTCGATATTGAGAACCTTGCCTCGAGTCGCTGGGAACAGgttgaagagatggaggctGTGGCTAGGGGTGAGACTACTCGTGGAAGAGAAGTTGTTCGTGTTACAgcagaagacgatgatgaagatggcgttgatggtCCAGCCCAGCGACCGCCAGTTTCTCGGAATACAGCTGGCCCAAAACCAGCAGGGAAGAATGCGACGCATCGACTCGTCCTGCAGGATTGCAAAGGAACAAAACTCTTTGCCCTTGAACTACGACGATTTGACGGTATCGGAGTTGGTAAGACTCAGATTGGAGAGAAAATCTTACTCAAGGCTGGGACGGTTGTTGCCAGAGGAATGATCTTATTGGAGCCGGATAAGTGTGTTATGCTTGGCGGGAGGATTGAGGCCTGGCAGAAAACATGGGTCGATGGACGATTGGCGAGATTGAAGGAGGAAATAAGACAAAATGAAAGACAGGCATCGTGAGGGGCTGTGTGTGGATTTACATTTGATACCCCTTTTCTAACAACTTTGCACATACAGTCATCCCCTATGCAACATACTTCTTCTATGACGCTACATGCTACACGTTGACGGTGGTCCAGACTATCCTCGTATAGATTTGCATTCGTTAAATGCCTTCAGTGGCAGTGGCCAGCGATGCCCAGCCACTCTGTTCCCAAGGCGCCAAGAAAGCTGCCCGCTGAGCATCTCCAGCAGTAGACGTTCCAGCAGATGCCTTTGCTAGATCCTGGGCTTCCAACAACCCCTTTGGAGGAATACCCCTTGCTGCGACCTTGAGTGCCATTTGAGCCGCGTACTCGTCGCCTGTAGATTGGGCCAAAGCAGACCAGCCATGAGGGAGGTCAGGGTAGAGCATGATATCTGTCTGTACTTGTGTTCTCATATCCTCCTCCGTGCGTCCTTCTCCAAGCGTGGCCATGGCACGTAGTACTTCGCCAATATGCGACTGCTCTGAGGCTGTTACCTTGTGATTGGTGCGAAGACCATTAAGTTCTTCGACAACTGCTTCCAAAGAATCCTTGTCATTGTCCAACAAAGCCACcacaccaagaagaagaaccgACTGCACATGTTCGGGGTGTTTTTCAATCACCTCAAACAATGCTTCACGAGCTCTCTCTCGAGATGACTCGGCTCCCTGAGCCCAAAGTACCTGAGCTAACAAGCATACAGCATCGGGGTTGCCATCAGACTCCTCC of Fusarium musae strain F31 chromosome 5, whole genome shotgun sequence contains these proteins:
- a CDS encoding hypothetical protein (EggNog:ENOG41), producing MSQITDESLREAIKQRLEATHVEVTDMSGGCGQAFNSVIVSPQFQGLNSLKRHRLVNAALKDEIAIIHAWTAKCQTPEEYAKTSAANDTAQA
- the AP1B1 gene encoding AP-1 complex subunit beta-1 (EggNog:ENOG41) yields the protein MAVNRIRGAFAVPRKGETFELRAGLVSQYAYERKESIQKTIMAMTLGKDVSALFPDVLKNIATGDLDQKKLVYLYLMNYAKSHPDLCILAVNTFVQDSEDPNPLIRALAIRTMGCIRVDKMVDYMEEPLRKTLRDESPYVRKTAAICVAKLFDLNPQMCIENGFLEALQELIGDPNPMVVANSVTALSEITETAPETRALIVTPVTLKKLLMALNECTEWGRVTILTTLANYSASDQKESEHICERVAPQFQHVNPSVVLAAVKVVFIHMKALNPELVRSYLKKMAPPLVTLVASQPEVQYVALRNIDLLLQAKPDILSKEMRVFFCKYTDPPYVKLQKLEIMVRIANEHNYEQLLAELKEYALEVDMDFVRRAVKAIGQVAIKIENAAEKCVAALEDLISTKVNYVVQEVIVVIKDILRKYPGYEGVIPTLCKHIDELDEPTARGSLIWIVGEYAEKINNADEILESFVESFMEEFTQTQLQILTAVVKLFLKKPGSNQGLVQKVLQAATAENDNPDIRDRAYVYWRLLSSDPEVAKNIVLSQKPTITTTMTSLPPALLEQLLTELSTLASVYHKPPESFVGKGRFGADEIQRAAIQEQRQNAAENPIAASVAAASSNGSGVAAQNNIENLLDIDFDGAAPASQEQNSASATPDRVASPSAGAPSGAMADMMSMFDAPAQASGAPAPAAGPSNNMNDLMNGFEGLNFGGSSTGEPLPAAMQLQQAQGGAPQQPKKDSEDLLGLL
- a CDS encoding hypothetical protein (EggNog:ENOG41~BUSCO:EOG09263UQF) gives rise to the protein MADNGAWGAWQVESSTFTKAVVAAMQKLYPEEIADKSWDNVGLLVGNSENDAKKTKKVLVTNDLTYQVAVDAIEQDVSVIVSYHPFIFGGLKSITNKDPQQATLLRLAKAGIAVYCPHTAVDAAPEGLNTWLADIVSGPHQSQRSVAISCSSAPSSHSGAGYGAIGHFDDAVSLSEIILRLAEKLGGLKHVMVASPVGADVKTTKISSFGVCAGSGYDVLKKAEVDLLVTGETSHHSALRAIQQGQTLVQVFHSNSERGYLQEVLRPKLEAAIKENVPEVEVVVSKYDKDPFTILDVNNLK